In the Paroedura picta isolate Pp20150507F chromosome 15, Ppicta_v3.0, whole genome shotgun sequence genome, one interval contains:
- the HES2 gene encoding transcription factor HES-2: protein MSPLSSALEPARSYRLKMGAAKRPGEATTLRKSLKPLMEKRRRARINDSLNQLKTLILPLIGKDSSRYSKLEKADIIEMTVQFLKELPDSRASVPASTDGYCEGYQACLSRLTNLLPKFPLLNSEVCNSLLRHLQQASHERRWSRDYTSPTDSPQAQHLAPPLGPARRAPENSPRLPAAVQPVLWRPW from the exons ATGTCTCCGCTCAGCTCGGCGCTCGAACCCGCGCGGAGTTACCGGCTCAAGATGGGCGCTGCCAAGAGACCCGGCGAAGCCACGACGCTGCGCAAG AGCCTCAAGCCGCTGATGGAGAAGCGCCGTCGGGCGCGCATCAACGACAGCCTGAACCAGCTCAAGACCCTCATCCTGCCGCTCATCGGCAAAGAC AGCTCTCGCTATTCCAAGCTAGAGAAGGCGGACATCATAGAAATGACCGTGCAGTTCCTCAAAGAGCTTCCTGACTCCCGTGCCTCCGTTCCAG CCTCCACCGACGGCTACTGTGAAGGCTACCAGGCCTGCTTGTCGCGTCTCACCAACCTCCTCCCCAAATTCCCTCTCCTGAACTCAGAGGTCTGCAACAGCCTCCTGCGGCATCTTCAACAGGCCAGCCACGAACGCCGCTGGAGTCGCGATTACACCAGCCCAACGGACTCGCCTCAAGCACAACATCTGGCCCCGCCGCTCGGCCCAGCCAGAAGGGCCCCAGAAAACTCTCCACGCTTGCCTGCTGCGGTGCAACCTGTCCTCTGGAGGCCCTGGTAG